In Burkholderia sp. WP9, a genomic segment contains:
- a CDS encoding SGNH/GDSL hydrolase family protein produces MKAIVASLAGMLVMASSGGGGSSDPVDQTAMPPTSAPPVATVGILFEGDSTMYGSDVMSCANPNCQNVTGNEPVVVSALLNDKNGFGAGAVTGINAGVPSSDLAEMLAGGNPQYPHSYPTLLERAQAKIVVSNHSMAGTTDQFKGYLNTFINETLSAGKIPVLEEPNPVCHNKRPNLDAYVVVMRRVAAERNVVLVPQYDTFKTNPYWETLLPDCVHPSANGYAIKARNTAQALVPLIQKIRSN; encoded by the coding sequence ATGAAGGCAATTGTCGCGTCCTTGGCCGGAATGCTTGTGATGGCATCTAGCGGAGGCGGCGGGTCGTCCGATCCGGTGGATCAGACAGCAATGCCTCCGACATCTGCGCCGCCTGTCGCAACCGTAGGAATTCTGTTCGAGGGCGACAGTACGATGTACGGATCTGACGTGATGTCCTGCGCGAACCCGAATTGCCAAAACGTTACCGGCAATGAGCCGGTTGTTGTGTCAGCGCTGCTGAACGACAAAAATGGGTTTGGCGCCGGAGCGGTGACCGGAATCAATGCGGGCGTCCCGTCCTCGGATCTTGCAGAGATGCTGGCAGGCGGGAACCCGCAATATCCGCACTCGTATCCGACCCTGCTGGAGCGTGCTCAGGCAAAGATCGTGGTTTCGAATCACTCGATGGCGGGAACGACGGACCAGTTCAAGGGCTACCTCAACACCTTCATTAATGAAACATTATCGGCCGGCAAAATTCCAGTGTTGGAGGAGCCAAACCCGGTTTGCCATAACAAACGACCTAATCTCGATGCGTACGTCGTTGTGATGCGTAGGGTCGCCGCTGAGCGCAATGTCGTGTTGGTCCCGCAGTACGACACGTTCAAGACCAATCCTTATTGGGAAACGCTGCTGCCTGACTGCGTGCATCCTTCGGCAAACGGCTATGCCATCAAGGCCCGCAATACCGCGCAAGCACTTGTTCCGCTCATCCAAAAGATCAGGAGCAACTGA
- a CDS encoding transposase encodes MAGIILAPEEKTIVGTRKSRPNHSDEFRHQLAVAACEPGVSVSKLAREHGINANMLFRWWRRYQAERQAETTRLIPVTVVSDVSTDIVPAASAEAAVMKSGAPTGTIEVRIGRAVIRVDGVVDAEALRTVPLSFRSGRCRSSCLQSSERHADHVAFLLGIVPCRYGAMQVEAEIQMSLEPHSRGASTNVCRGCSWLSRQIECANKSKNSRTSRLFSKSGFNFSGPCSHQRELSNRSIKSISKR; translated from the coding sequence GTGGCGGGAATCATTTTGGCACCAGAAGAGAAGACCATCGTGGGCACCCGCAAGAGCCGCCCGAACCATAGTGACGAGTTTCGACACCAGCTGGCTGTGGCTGCATGCGAACCGGGCGTGTCTGTCTCGAAGCTTGCGCGTGAACATGGCATCAACGCGAACATGCTGTTCAGGTGGTGGCGCCGGTACCAGGCAGAGCGACAGGCCGAAACGACCAGGCTGATTCCGGTGACAGTGGTAAGTGATGTATCCACCGACATTGTGCCCGCGGCATCAGCCGAAGCGGCAGTGATGAAGTCGGGCGCGCCCACCGGAACGATCGAAGTGCGAATCGGTCGAGCGGTGATCAGGGTGGATGGTGTAGTCGACGCCGAAGCGTTGCGTACGGTACCACTTTCGTTTCGCAGTGGACGTTGCCGTTCGTCGTGCCTGCAGTCGTCGGAGCGGCATGCCGACCACGTCGCGTTCCTCCTTGGAATCGTGCCATGCAGGTACGGCGCAATGCAAGTGGAAGCCGAAATCCAAATGAGTCTGGAGCCGCATTCGCGCGGCGCTAGTACAAATGTATGTCGTGGATGCTCGTGGCTTTCGCGTCAGATCGAATGCGCTAATAAGTCCAAGAATTCTCGCACGTCTCGACTTTTCTCCAAAAGCGGATTTAACTTCTCCGGTCCGTGTTCCCACCAGCGAGAGCTAAGCAACCGCTCAATCAAGTCAATTTCGAAACGATAA
- the tnpB gene encoding IS66 family insertion sequence element accessory protein TnpB: MLTDVFSSGAPTFAHVSKLGVLDHALTVFGAARPHHAYLFANRRATRMKVLVHDGVGIWLAARP, from the coding sequence TTGCTCACCGATGTGTTCTCGTCCGGCGCACCCACCTTCGCGCACGTTTCCAAACTCGGTGTGCTAGATCACGCGCTTACGGTCTTTGGTGCCGCGCGTCCTCATCACGCCTACCTGTTCGCCAATCGCCGCGCCACCCGCATGAAGGTGCTGGTCCATGACGGCGTCGGTATCTGGCTCGCGGCGAGGCCCTGA